A window from Mya arenaria isolate MELC-2E11 chromosome 9, ASM2691426v1 encodes these proteins:
- the LOC128246853 gene encoding guanylate-binding protein 1-like isoform X2, with amino-acid sequence MASKENPVDSSAVSGCRAKLQESSLGEQIQKNTDSARKATSLKNTGRSKRFVESTTSLVGYLSMHDSTVFQEPQCLIRTNAEDKLEICDNVLAEISCIDKPCVIVAVAGPYKTGKSYLMNLLAGKRGFALGDTVQLMTKGIWVRCVAHPVQNDTVVILLDTEGLGDPEKEDSTHDHRIFTLATLLCSTLVYNMKGAFDQEAVNKLTFVSQMSQNIRFGERCDEKNTLLQCVLPGFVLALRDFSLKLIKDGRKVKPDEYLEEFLESKRGKGGNLNKQLDCIRDFFPQDKRKCFLFPVPGDGEILENLDSLEFQDLSQKFNDVVTMFVSYIYSQEPKQLQVSKSVNGSMFAQLTRQYVEDLAKSDVPDVDKAFLAVAKLENERVKKECLSMFQLRMDRILLPIPATILHAHYLKARRSALIYMGENAVEDVANVVEIYTEKELDLIWQKMQCKNNKEIEEHCSTELSSLKSLSGLKTGLQNQTYEVPRGYRKFRRDVDMIRQEYEQVLREYAQGEITMIWNDFENGLGMETIQILKNDPALSEEEKQREKKEALDKQQNELNAERQKRERDQKKQIKTMQLKVASLEKNQEERNRILDQINDLNEKKRIHWEEENQLLKNEVKHFAERIAELEKKEEERKANGFHASILDAIFNN; translated from the exons aaaaacacTGACAGTGCGAGAAAAGCTACATCTCTAAAAAACACAG GCCGATCGAAAAGATTTGTAGAATCAACAACTTCTCTAGTCGG GTATTTATCGATGCATGATTCAACGGTCTTTCAAGAACCTCAGTGCCTTATACGCACAAATGCAGAAGATAAACTAGAAATATGTGACAACGTGTTAGCGGAGATTTCCTGCATAGACAAACCATGTGTCATTGTGGCTGTTGCCGGTCCTTATAAAACTGGAAAGTCTTATTTGATGAATCTACTTGCAGGCAAAAGAG GGTTTGCACTTGGCGATACAGTACAGTTAATGACGAAAGGCATCTGGGTCAGGTGTGTAGCTCATCCCGTGCAAAACGACACGGTTGTCATTCTTTTGGATACGGAGGGATTGGGAGATCCCGAAAAG GAGGATTCTACCCACGACCACCGCATTTTCACCCTCGCTACACTGCTGTGCAGTACCCTCGTGTACAACATGAAAGGAGCGTTTGACCAGGAGGCCGTCAACAAACTCAC ATTTGTGTCTCAAATGTCCCAAAACATCCGTTTTGGGGAAAGATGTGATGAAAAGAATACTCTGTTGCAATGTGTTCTACCCGGGTTTGTGCTCGCTTTGAGAGACTTTTCGCTAAAATTGATCAAAGATGGTAGAAAGGTTAAACCGGACGAATACCTTGAAGAATTCCTGGAAAGTAAAAGGGGAAAAGGTGGTAATTTGAACAAGCAGCTTGATTGCATCCGGGACTTCTTTCCGCAGGACAAacggaaatgttttttgttcCCCGTTCCAGGAGACGGTGAAATTTTGGAAAACCTCGATAGCCTTGAATTTCAAGATCTTTCACAAAAATTTAACGACGTTGTCACAATGTTCGTGTCATATATATACAGCCAGGAACCAAAGCAACTTCAAGTTAGCAAATCAGTCAACGGATCAA tgTTCGCCCAGCTTACCAGACAGTATGTGGAAGATCTTGCAAAGAGTGATGTGCCTGATGTTGACAAAGCATTTTTAGCAGTTGCCAAATTAGAAAATGAAAGAGTGAAGAAGGAATGTCTATCTATGTTTCAATTGCGCATGGACCGTATACTGTTGCCCATTCCAGCAACTATTTTGCATGCGCATTATTTAAAAGCCCGGAGGTCTGCACTTATATACATGGGCGAAAATGCTGTCGAAGATGTTGCCAATGTCGTCGAAATATATACCGAG AAGGAACTGGACCTAATCTGGCAGAAAAtgcaatgtaaaaacaataaagaaatagaGGAACATTGTTCAACAGAACTTTCAAGTTTGAAGTCTCTCAGTGGTTTGAAAACAGGATTGCAAAACCAGACTTATGAAGTACCCAGGGGCTATAGGAAATTCAGACGAGACGTCGACATGATCAGGCAAGAATATGAGCAAGTTCTTCGGGAGTATGCGCAGGGAGAG ATAACAATGATTTggaatgattttgaaaatgggCTTGGTATGGAGACGATTCAAATTCTTAAAAATGACCCAGCACTTTCCgaagaagaaaaacaaa GAGAAAAAAAAGAGGCGCTAGATAAGCAGCAAAATGAGCTTAATGCAGAACGTCAAAAGCGAGAAAGAGatcaaaaaaaacaaataaaaacgatGCAGTTAAAGGTAGCGTCTCTTGAAAAAAATCAGGAAGAGCGTAATAGAATACTTgatcaaataaatgatttaaatgaaaagaaaagaattCACTGGGAAGAAGAAAACCAACTGTTAAAAAATGAGGTGAAACATTTTGCTGAAAGGATAGCTGAACTGGAGAAAAAAGAAGAGGAACGAAAAGCGAATGGTTTTCATGCAAGTATTTTGGATGCCATCTTTAACAACTAA
- the LOC128246853 gene encoding guanylate-binding protein 3-like isoform X4 — protein MASKENPVDSSAVSGCRAKLQESSLGEQIQKNTDSARKATSLKNTGRSKRFVESTTSLVGYSSSNTRRYLSMHDSTVFQEPQCLIRTNAEDKLEICDNVLAEISCIDKPCVIVAVAGPYKTGKSYLMNLLAGKRGFALGDTVQLMTKGIWVRCVAHPVQNDTVVILLDTEGLGDPEKEDSTHDHRIFTLATLLCSTLVYNMKGAFDQEAVNKLTFVSQMSQNIRFGERCDEKNTLLQCVLPGFVLALRDFSLKLIKDGRKVKPDEYLEEFLESKRGKGGNLNKQLDCIRDFFPQDKRKCFLFPVPGDGEILENLDSLEFQDLSQKFNDVVTMFVSYIYSQEPKQLQVSKSVNGSMFAQLTRQYVEDLAKSDVPDVDKAFLAVAKLENERVKKECLSMFQLRMDRILLPIPATILHAHYLKARRSALIYMGENAVEDVANVVEIYTEKELDLIWQKMQCKNNKEIEEHCSTELSSLKSLSGLKTGLQNQTYEVPRGYRKFRRDVDMIRQEYEQVLREYAQGEITMIWNDFENGLGMETIQILKNDPALSEEEKQSKKKRGAR, from the exons aaaaacacTGACAGTGCGAGAAAAGCTACATCTCTAAAAAACACAG GCCGATCGAAAAGATTTGTAGAATCAACAACTTCTCTAGTCGG gtattcatcttcaaacacaagaag GTATTTATCGATGCATGATTCAACGGTCTTTCAAGAACCTCAGTGCCTTATACGCACAAATGCAGAAGATAAACTAGAAATATGTGACAACGTGTTAGCGGAGATTTCCTGCATAGACAAACCATGTGTCATTGTGGCTGTTGCCGGTCCTTATAAAACTGGAAAGTCTTATTTGATGAATCTACTTGCAGGCAAAAGAG GGTTTGCACTTGGCGATACAGTACAGTTAATGACGAAAGGCATCTGGGTCAGGTGTGTAGCTCATCCCGTGCAAAACGACACGGTTGTCATTCTTTTGGATACGGAGGGATTGGGAGATCCCGAAAAG GAGGATTCTACCCACGACCACCGCATTTTCACCCTCGCTACACTGCTGTGCAGTACCCTCGTGTACAACATGAAAGGAGCGTTTGACCAGGAGGCCGTCAACAAACTCAC ATTTGTGTCTCAAATGTCCCAAAACATCCGTTTTGGGGAAAGATGTGATGAAAAGAATACTCTGTTGCAATGTGTTCTACCCGGGTTTGTGCTCGCTTTGAGAGACTTTTCGCTAAAATTGATCAAAGATGGTAGAAAGGTTAAACCGGACGAATACCTTGAAGAATTCCTGGAAAGTAAAAGGGGAAAAGGTGGTAATTTGAACAAGCAGCTTGATTGCATCCGGGACTTCTTTCCGCAGGACAAacggaaatgttttttgttcCCCGTTCCAGGAGACGGTGAAATTTTGGAAAACCTCGATAGCCTTGAATTTCAAGATCTTTCACAAAAATTTAACGACGTTGTCACAATGTTCGTGTCATATATATACAGCCAGGAACCAAAGCAACTTCAAGTTAGCAAATCAGTCAACGGATCAA tgTTCGCCCAGCTTACCAGACAGTATGTGGAAGATCTTGCAAAGAGTGATGTGCCTGATGTTGACAAAGCATTTTTAGCAGTTGCCAAATTAGAAAATGAAAGAGTGAAGAAGGAATGTCTATCTATGTTTCAATTGCGCATGGACCGTATACTGTTGCCCATTCCAGCAACTATTTTGCATGCGCATTATTTAAAAGCCCGGAGGTCTGCACTTATATACATGGGCGAAAATGCTGTCGAAGATGTTGCCAATGTCGTCGAAATATATACCGAG AAGGAACTGGACCTAATCTGGCAGAAAAtgcaatgtaaaaacaataaagaaatagaGGAACATTGTTCAACAGAACTTTCAAGTTTGAAGTCTCTCAGTGGTTTGAAAACAGGATTGCAAAACCAGACTTATGAAGTACCCAGGGGCTATAGGAAATTCAGACGAGACGTCGACATGATCAGGCAAGAATATGAGCAAGTTCTTCGGGAGTATGCGCAGGGAGAG ATAACAATGATTTggaatgattttgaaaatgggCTTGGTATGGAGACGATTCAAATTCTTAAAAATGACCCAGCACTTTCCgaagaagaaaaacaaagtAA AAAAAAAAGAGGCGCTAGATAA
- the LOC128246853 gene encoding guanylate-binding protein 1-like isoform X1 — translation MASKENPVDSSAVSGCRAKLQESSLGEQIQKNTDSARKATSLKNTGRSKRFVESTTSLVGYSSSNTRRYLSMHDSTVFQEPQCLIRTNAEDKLEICDNVLAEISCIDKPCVIVAVAGPYKTGKSYLMNLLAGKRGFALGDTVQLMTKGIWVRCVAHPVQNDTVVILLDTEGLGDPEKEDSTHDHRIFTLATLLCSTLVYNMKGAFDQEAVNKLTFVSQMSQNIRFGERCDEKNTLLQCVLPGFVLALRDFSLKLIKDGRKVKPDEYLEEFLESKRGKGGNLNKQLDCIRDFFPQDKRKCFLFPVPGDGEILENLDSLEFQDLSQKFNDVVTMFVSYIYSQEPKQLQVSKSVNGSMFAQLTRQYVEDLAKSDVPDVDKAFLAVAKLENERVKKECLSMFQLRMDRILLPIPATILHAHYLKARRSALIYMGENAVEDVANVVEIYTEKELDLIWQKMQCKNNKEIEEHCSTELSSLKSLSGLKTGLQNQTYEVPRGYRKFRRDVDMIRQEYEQVLREYAQGEITMIWNDFENGLGMETIQILKNDPALSEEEKQREKKEALDKQQNELNAERQKRERDQKKQIKTMQLKVASLEKNQEERNRILDQINDLNEKKRIHWEEENQLLKNEVKHFAERIAELEKKEEERKANGFHASILDAIFNN, via the exons aaaaacacTGACAGTGCGAGAAAAGCTACATCTCTAAAAAACACAG GCCGATCGAAAAGATTTGTAGAATCAACAACTTCTCTAGTCGG gtattcatcttcaaacacaagaag GTATTTATCGATGCATGATTCAACGGTCTTTCAAGAACCTCAGTGCCTTATACGCACAAATGCAGAAGATAAACTAGAAATATGTGACAACGTGTTAGCGGAGATTTCCTGCATAGACAAACCATGTGTCATTGTGGCTGTTGCCGGTCCTTATAAAACTGGAAAGTCTTATTTGATGAATCTACTTGCAGGCAAAAGAG GGTTTGCACTTGGCGATACAGTACAGTTAATGACGAAAGGCATCTGGGTCAGGTGTGTAGCTCATCCCGTGCAAAACGACACGGTTGTCATTCTTTTGGATACGGAGGGATTGGGAGATCCCGAAAAG GAGGATTCTACCCACGACCACCGCATTTTCACCCTCGCTACACTGCTGTGCAGTACCCTCGTGTACAACATGAAAGGAGCGTTTGACCAGGAGGCCGTCAACAAACTCAC ATTTGTGTCTCAAATGTCCCAAAACATCCGTTTTGGGGAAAGATGTGATGAAAAGAATACTCTGTTGCAATGTGTTCTACCCGGGTTTGTGCTCGCTTTGAGAGACTTTTCGCTAAAATTGATCAAAGATGGTAGAAAGGTTAAACCGGACGAATACCTTGAAGAATTCCTGGAAAGTAAAAGGGGAAAAGGTGGTAATTTGAACAAGCAGCTTGATTGCATCCGGGACTTCTTTCCGCAGGACAAacggaaatgttttttgttcCCCGTTCCAGGAGACGGTGAAATTTTGGAAAACCTCGATAGCCTTGAATTTCAAGATCTTTCACAAAAATTTAACGACGTTGTCACAATGTTCGTGTCATATATATACAGCCAGGAACCAAAGCAACTTCAAGTTAGCAAATCAGTCAACGGATCAA tgTTCGCCCAGCTTACCAGACAGTATGTGGAAGATCTTGCAAAGAGTGATGTGCCTGATGTTGACAAAGCATTTTTAGCAGTTGCCAAATTAGAAAATGAAAGAGTGAAGAAGGAATGTCTATCTATGTTTCAATTGCGCATGGACCGTATACTGTTGCCCATTCCAGCAACTATTTTGCATGCGCATTATTTAAAAGCCCGGAGGTCTGCACTTATATACATGGGCGAAAATGCTGTCGAAGATGTTGCCAATGTCGTCGAAATATATACCGAG AAGGAACTGGACCTAATCTGGCAGAAAAtgcaatgtaaaaacaataaagaaatagaGGAACATTGTTCAACAGAACTTTCAAGTTTGAAGTCTCTCAGTGGTTTGAAAACAGGATTGCAAAACCAGACTTATGAAGTACCCAGGGGCTATAGGAAATTCAGACGAGACGTCGACATGATCAGGCAAGAATATGAGCAAGTTCTTCGGGAGTATGCGCAGGGAGAG ATAACAATGATTTggaatgattttgaaaatgggCTTGGTATGGAGACGATTCAAATTCTTAAAAATGACCCAGCACTTTCCgaagaagaaaaacaaa GAGAAAAAAAAGAGGCGCTAGATAAGCAGCAAAATGAGCTTAATGCAGAACGTCAAAAGCGAGAAAGAGatcaaaaaaaacaaataaaaacgatGCAGTTAAAGGTAGCGTCTCTTGAAAAAAATCAGGAAGAGCGTAATAGAATACTTgatcaaataaatgatttaaatgaaaagaaaagaattCACTGGGAAGAAGAAAACCAACTGTTAAAAAATGAGGTGAAACATTTTGCTGAAAGGATAGCTGAACTGGAGAAAAAAGAAGAGGAACGAAAAGCGAATGGTTTTCATGCAAGTATTTTGGATGCCATCTTTAACAACTAA
- the LOC128246853 gene encoding guanylate-binding protein 1-like isoform X3, whose product MHDSTVFQEPQCLIRTNAEDKLEICDNVLAEISCIDKPCVIVAVAGPYKTGKSYLMNLLAGKRGFALGDTVQLMTKGIWVRCVAHPVQNDTVVILLDTEGLGDPEKEDSTHDHRIFTLATLLCSTLVYNMKGAFDQEAVNKLTFVSQMSQNIRFGERCDEKNTLLQCVLPGFVLALRDFSLKLIKDGRKVKPDEYLEEFLESKRGKGGNLNKQLDCIRDFFPQDKRKCFLFPVPGDGEILENLDSLEFQDLSQKFNDVVTMFVSYIYSQEPKQLQVSKSVNGSMFAQLTRQYVEDLAKSDVPDVDKAFLAVAKLENERVKKECLSMFQLRMDRILLPIPATILHAHYLKARRSALIYMGENAVEDVANVVEIYTEKELDLIWQKMQCKNNKEIEEHCSTELSSLKSLSGLKTGLQNQTYEVPRGYRKFRRDVDMIRQEYEQVLREYAQGEITMIWNDFENGLGMETIQILKNDPALSEEEKQREKKEALDKQQNELNAERQKRERDQKKQIKTMQLKVASLEKNQEERNRILDQINDLNEKKRIHWEEENQLLKNEVKHFAERIAELEKKEEERKANGFHASILDAIFNN is encoded by the exons ATGCATGATTCAACGGTCTTTCAAGAACCTCAGTGCCTTATACGCACAAATGCAGAAGATAAACTAGAAATATGTGACAACGTGTTAGCGGAGATTTCCTGCATAGACAAACCATGTGTCATTGTGGCTGTTGCCGGTCCTTATAAAACTGGAAAGTCTTATTTGATGAATCTACTTGCAGGCAAAAGAG GGTTTGCACTTGGCGATACAGTACAGTTAATGACGAAAGGCATCTGGGTCAGGTGTGTAGCTCATCCCGTGCAAAACGACACGGTTGTCATTCTTTTGGATACGGAGGGATTGGGAGATCCCGAAAAG GAGGATTCTACCCACGACCACCGCATTTTCACCCTCGCTACACTGCTGTGCAGTACCCTCGTGTACAACATGAAAGGAGCGTTTGACCAGGAGGCCGTCAACAAACTCAC ATTTGTGTCTCAAATGTCCCAAAACATCCGTTTTGGGGAAAGATGTGATGAAAAGAATACTCTGTTGCAATGTGTTCTACCCGGGTTTGTGCTCGCTTTGAGAGACTTTTCGCTAAAATTGATCAAAGATGGTAGAAAGGTTAAACCGGACGAATACCTTGAAGAATTCCTGGAAAGTAAAAGGGGAAAAGGTGGTAATTTGAACAAGCAGCTTGATTGCATCCGGGACTTCTTTCCGCAGGACAAacggaaatgttttttgttcCCCGTTCCAGGAGACGGTGAAATTTTGGAAAACCTCGATAGCCTTGAATTTCAAGATCTTTCACAAAAATTTAACGACGTTGTCACAATGTTCGTGTCATATATATACAGCCAGGAACCAAAGCAACTTCAAGTTAGCAAATCAGTCAACGGATCAA tgTTCGCCCAGCTTACCAGACAGTATGTGGAAGATCTTGCAAAGAGTGATGTGCCTGATGTTGACAAAGCATTTTTAGCAGTTGCCAAATTAGAAAATGAAAGAGTGAAGAAGGAATGTCTATCTATGTTTCAATTGCGCATGGACCGTATACTGTTGCCCATTCCAGCAACTATTTTGCATGCGCATTATTTAAAAGCCCGGAGGTCTGCACTTATATACATGGGCGAAAATGCTGTCGAAGATGTTGCCAATGTCGTCGAAATATATACCGAG AAGGAACTGGACCTAATCTGGCAGAAAAtgcaatgtaaaaacaataaagaaatagaGGAACATTGTTCAACAGAACTTTCAAGTTTGAAGTCTCTCAGTGGTTTGAAAACAGGATTGCAAAACCAGACTTATGAAGTACCCAGGGGCTATAGGAAATTCAGACGAGACGTCGACATGATCAGGCAAGAATATGAGCAAGTTCTTCGGGAGTATGCGCAGGGAGAG ATAACAATGATTTggaatgattttgaaaatgggCTTGGTATGGAGACGATTCAAATTCTTAAAAATGACCCAGCACTTTCCgaagaagaaaaacaaa GAGAAAAAAAAGAGGCGCTAGATAAGCAGCAAAATGAGCTTAATGCAGAACGTCAAAAGCGAGAAAGAGatcaaaaaaaacaaataaaaacgatGCAGTTAAAGGTAGCGTCTCTTGAAAAAAATCAGGAAGAGCGTAATAGAATACTTgatcaaataaatgatttaaatgaaaagaaaagaattCACTGGGAAGAAGAAAACCAACTGTTAAAAAATGAGGTGAAACATTTTGCTGAAAGGATAGCTGAACTGGAGAAAAAAGAAGAGGAACGAAAAGCGAATGGTTTTCATGCAAGTATTTTGGATGCCATCTTTAACAACTAA